From Anopheles arabiensis isolate DONGOLA chromosome 3, AaraD3, whole genome shotgun sequence, a single genomic window includes:
- the LOC120900335 gene encoding uncharacterized protein LOC120900335, whose amino-acid sequence MKLLVCVYVLALAGGSYAGRPGAQEVIDKFRAIVPSYLSAVSEDQQQLLTLERQGTDAIAQFHTDMMLAKETFVMSVTRQEDALIELMNAQNRSVADDQCMQFVSTALNQTVNVIGVAYTTCINAADEALSANISSYYGTIGELEQSVVDGRLLDVFRGDNVFYTPDRIVAKLRQKESELKANNSSTAIGEMREEVAAFQADLAKIRGTYIGCMTVAEVSFRSYIELARSQLVMICGALF is encoded by the coding sequence ATGAAATTACTCGTTTGTGTTTATGTACTGGCACTTGCCGGGGGGAGCTATGCTGGCCGTCCCGGTGCCCAGGAAGTAATCGATAAGTTCCGGGCCATCGTCCCCAGCTACCTGTCAGCGGTGAGCGAagatcagcagcagctgctcacACTAGAGCGTCAAGGAACGGACGCCATCGCCCAGTTTCACACCGACATGATGCTGGCAAAGGAAACATTCGTAATGTCCGTCACACGTCAGGAAGATGCGCTGATCGAGCTGATGAACGCACAGAACCGCTCGGTTGCGGATGACCAGTGCATGCAGTTCGTCTCGACGGCACTCAACCAAACGGTCAACGTGATCGGTGTGGCATACACGACGTGTATTAATGCGGCCGACGAAGCGTTGAGCGCTAACATTTCCTCCTACTACGGTACGATCGGTGAGCTGGAGCAATCGGTCGTCGATGGACGTTTGCTGGACGTGTTTCGGGGTGATAATGTGTTCTACACGCCTGACAGAATAGTGGCAAAGCTGCGCCAGAAGGAAAGCGAGCTTAAGGCAAACAACAGTTCAACTGCGATTGGTGAAATGCGCGAGGAGGTAGCAGCATTCCAAGCCGACCTGGCCAAGATCCGCGGGACTTACATTGGCTGCATGACGGTGGCCGAAGTATCCTTTCGCTCGTACATCGAGCTGGCTCGCTCGCAGCTGGTAATGATTTGTGGTGCATTGTTTTAA
- the LOC120899672 gene encoding TBC1 domain family member 23, whose protein sequence is MEDGLWLIELESALQDDCTVDDIYAICHGKTLPEALRLDVWQVCLGVRNKPDQLAQFNEIYDLPFQALLRSDCEEFVSKLGNEDEDKVSVVCDLESILTFYCKNRNLVYEPNNGWVELMLPLLSLKLIRSDTYNLFEAIRDTYIPKGCSKNGTVFNVFRLLLLYHDPELCTILDTKRITPDCYAMGWFQTLFASTCTLPVVLSMWDLYFQQSDPFLVFFLSLIVLINQRDQILAMKASTKEELIGFLVNMPCNIEADDVLDFCSLAQYYSVKTPASFKRDLLQVLFGAQRGGSSKPEGSVVSQALCLPVSVNELIENASIQNPHPEAVRFFLVDCRPAEQYNSGHLSTAFHLDSNLMLQEPEAFQTAVQGLLRSQRNAIDANSNAGGEHLCFLGSGRLEEDQYTHMVVASFLQKNTKYVSLLTGGYEAIHEYFGEGMVDCLEDHDPLKCLLCNKEQLRYGGGKAIANNNNPKSLNSGANSANSSATNSLKRGNQRSGHTANNNGTAGDRKSTIDLFSKLSLAMKTKSAEVKEKLIDYISNPNANEPGSSRTGNGGEKHVSRNDRNGKRYRNVPPVFSIGEDQEDEDELNSAASESSLVVRGAKTNSQQQSDPTEEIVSIQSFLKGPDVIRYFKCQEVHLNGYMYDSYLLVTAKHMIVLRELETRRDRARIIVRRQLQSIVKITAKKRHRDLITFKYGYPEEENLVITDMDRFLIPNASEVTDLISRHIIKQT, encoded by the exons ATGGAGGACGGACTGTG GTTGATCGAGCTCGAGTCAGCGCTACAGGATGATTGTACGGTGGACGACATTTACGCAATATGTCACGGAAAGACACTCCCCGAAGCGCTGCGCTTAGACGTGTGGCAGGTGTGCCTGGGGGTACGCAACAAACCGGACCAGCTGGCACAGTTCAACGAAATCTACGACCTTCCCTTCCAGGCACTGTTACGATCCGACTGTGAGGAGTTTGTCAGCAAGCTCGGTAATGAGGACGAGGATAAGGTGTCAGTGGTTTGTGATCTCGAATCGATCCTCACGTTTTACTGCAAAAACCGCAACCTTGTGTACGAGCCAAACAACGGATGGGTGGAGCTGATGCTGCCGTTGCTTTCTTTGAAGCTGATACGTTCAGATACGTACAACCTGTTCGAAGCGATTCGTGATACGTACATTCCAAAGGGCTGCAGTAAGAATGGAACCGTATTCAACGTGttccgcctgctgctgctatatCACGATCCGGAGCTATGTACCATCCTGGACACGAAGCGCATCACGCCCGATTGCTATGCGATGGGATGGTTCCAAACGCTGTTTGCTTCCACCTGTACACTGCCGGTCGTGCTATCCATGTGGGACCTGTACTTCCAGCAGTCCGATCCATTCCTCGTGTTCTTCCTCAGCTTGATTGTGTTGATTAACCAGCGCGATCAAATCCTTGCGATGAAAGCTTCTACCAAAGAAGAGCTCATCGGTTTTCTAGTCAATATGCCGTGCAACATCGAGGCGGACGATGTGCTCGACTTCTGTTCGCTTGCGCAGTATTACTCCGTGAAAACGCCGGCCTCCTTCAAGCGGGACCTGCTGCAGGTGCTATTCGGTGCTCAGCGAGGCGGGAGCAGTAAGCCGGAAGGATCGGTCGTGTCGCAAGCCCTTTGCTTGCCGGTGTCGGTAAACGAACTCATAGAGAACGCGTCGATACAGAACCCACACCCGGAGGCGGTCCGGTTCTTCCTGGTTGACtgtcggccagcggaacagtACAACTCGGGCCACCTGTCGACCGCCTTCCATCTAGACAGTAATCTAATGCTACAGGAACCGGAAGCGTTTCAGACGGCGGTGCAGGGATTGTTACGCTCGCAGCGAAACGCTATCGATGCCAACTCCAATGCGGGCGGCGAACATCTGTGCTTTCTGGGATCGGGACGGCTGGAAGAGGACCAGTACACGCACATGGTGGTGGCGTCGTTTTTGcagaaaaataccaaatacGTCTCGCTGCTGACAGGTGGATACGAAGCGATACACGAGTACTTCGGTGAGGGCATGGTCGATTGTCTGGAGGATCACGATCCGCTTAAGTGCTTGCTGTGCAACAAGGAGCAGCTACGGTATGGGGGAGGAAAGGCGAttgcaaacaataacaacccGAAATCCCTCAACAGCGGTGCCAACAGTGCTAATAGCAGTGCAACGAACAGTCTCAAGCGAGGCAATCAACGAAGTGGCCATACGGCCAACAACAATGGCACTGCGGGTGACCGGAAATCGACCATCGATTTGTTCAGCAAACTGTCGCTTGCGATGAAAACCAAGTCGGCCGAGGTGAAGGAAAAGCTTATTGACTACATTTCCAACCCGAATGCCAACGAGCCTGGTTCTAGCCGGACGGGTAATGGTGGTGAGAAGCATGTGTCTCGGAATGATCGTAATGGGAAGCGATACCGAAACGTTCCACCGGTGTTCAGCATCGGGGAGGATCAAGAGGATGAGGATGAGCTGAATTCCGCTGCCAGTGAGTCATCGTTGGTGGTGCGGGGCGCTAAAACGAACTCTCAGCAACAATCAGATCCGACGGAAGAGATCGTTTCGATACAGAGCTTCTTGAAGGGGCCGGATGTGATACGGTACTTCAAGTGCCAGGAGGTACACTTGAATGGATACATGTACGACAGCTACCTGCTGGTAACGGCCAAGCATATGATAGTGCTGCGTGAGCTGGAAACTCGACGGGATCGGGCCCGAATCATCGTACGTCGGCAACTCCAGAGCATTGTAAAAATTACGGCCAAAAAGCGACATCGAGACCTGATCACGTTCAAGTACGGCTACCCGGAGGAGGAAAACCTGGTCATTACGGATATGGATCGTTTTCTGATACCGAACGCGAGCGAAGTGACTGATCTGATCTCGCGGCATATTATCAAGCAGACGTGA